The proteins below come from a single Solea senegalensis isolate Sse05_10M linkage group LG2, IFAPA_SoseM_1, whole genome shotgun sequence genomic window:
- the mylz3 gene encoding myosin, light polypeptide 3, skeletal muscle, which yields MTEFTPDQIEDFKEAFGLFDRIGDSQVAYNQVADIMRALGQNPTNKDVTKILGNPSADDMANKRINFDAFMPMLKQVDALPKGTYDDYVEGLRVFDKEGNGTVMGAELRIVLSTLGEKMNEQEIEALMAGQEDENGSVHYEAFVKHIMSV from the exons ATG ACGGAGTTCACACCGGACCAGATTGAAG ACTTCAAGGAGGCTTTTGGTCTCTTTGACAGAATTGGTGACAGCCAGGTGGCCTACAACCAGGTGGCCGACATCATGCGCGCCCTGGGCCAGAACCCCACCAACAAGGACGTCACAAAAATCCTGGGCAACCCATCCGCTGACG ACATGGCCAACAAGAGGATCAACTTTGACGCTTTCATGCCCATGCTGAAGCAGGTGGACGCTCTGCCCAAGGGAACCTACGACGACTACGTTGAGGGTCTCCGCGTCTTCGACAAGGAGGGCAACGGCACAGTTATGGGTGCTGAGCTGCGCATCGTGCTGTCCACCCTGG GAGAGAAGATGAACGAGCAGGAGATTGAGGCCCTCATGGCCGGCCAGGAGGACGAGAACGGCAGTGTGCACTATGAGG CTTTCGTCAAGCACATCATGTCTGTGTAA
- the acadl gene encoding long-chain specific acyl-CoA dehydrogenase, mitochondrial codes for MFSPPNVVRSALLTLRNVSGRGHVLSAAAASRSQHSGQSAPSNRPETSSAKTLMDIGTRRILNEDHDLFRQNVRRFFQEEVVPYHSEWEKAGQVSREVWEKAGEQGLLGIMVPEKHGGIGGDLFSAAVVWEEQMYCNCSGPGFALHSDIILPYIVNYGTKEQTERFIPNIAAGKSILAIAMTEPGAGSDLQGVKTYAKKDGSDWILNGNKVFISNGWMSDVVVVVAVTNREAKTAAHGISLFLVEDGMKGFHKGRKLDKIGLKAQDTAELFFEDVRLPADAILGEVNKGFYYLMNELPQERLVIADMAIASCEFMFEETRNYVTQRKAFGKTVAHLQTVQHKLAELKTEICVGRAFLDNCLQLHSQKCLDASTASMAKYWATDLQNKVATQCLQLHGGWGYMWEYPIARAFVDSRIQPIYGGTNEIMKELIARSIVRQT; via the exons ATGTTTTCTCCTCCTAATGTGGTCAGGTCTGCTCTCCTGACTTTGAGAAATGTGTCCGGCCGAGGTCATGTGCTGTCCGCAGCTGCTGCCAG tcgaTCACAACACTCGGGTCAGTCTGCCCCTTCAAACCGCCCGGAGACGTCCAGTGCCAAGACACTAATGGACATCGGGACCCGACGGATCTTGAACGAGGACCACGACCTCTTCAGACAAAATGTCCGCCGCTTTTTTCAAGAGGAAGTAGTACCTTACCACAGCGA GTGGGAGAAGGCGGGCCAGGTAAGCAGGGAGGTGTGGGAGAAGGCTGGCGAGCAAGGCCTGCTGGGAATCATGGTACCAGAGAAGCATGGTGGCATAGGAGGAGACctattttctgctgctgtcgTGTGGGAGGAGCA AATGTACTGCAACTGCTCAGGCCCGGGATTCGCCTTGCACTCCGACATTATTTTACCTTACATCGTGAACTACGGGACCAAGGAGCAGACTGAACGCTTCATCCCTAACATTGCTGCTGGGAAAAGCATTCTTGCTATAGCGATGACGGAGCCTGGAGCAGGCAG TGATCTTCAAGGTGTGAAGACGTACGCCAAGAAGGATGGCAGTGACTGGATTCTCAATGGCAACAAG GTGTTCATCTCAAACGGCTGGATGTCAGACGTGGTGGTGGTCGTGGCCGTGACCAACCGCGAGGCGAAGACGGCGGCGCATGGCATCAGTCTCTTCCTCGTGGAGGATGGAATGAAGGGCTTCCATAAAGGACGTAAACTGGATAAGATCGGTCTGAAGGCACAG GACACAGCCGAGCTGTTCTTTGAGGATGTGCGTCTCCCAGCTGATGCCATCTTGGGTGAAGTCAACAAGGGTTTCTACTACCTCATGAATGAACTGCCTCAG GAGCGCTTGGTGATCGCTGACATGGCCATAGCGAGCTGCGAGTTCATGTTCGAGGAAACCAGGAACTATGTGACGCAAAGGAAGGCTTTCGGCAAGACGGTCGCTCACCTACAG ACTGTGCAGCACAAGCTGGCAGAGTTGAAAACTGAGATCTGCGTGGGCCGAGCGTTTCTCGACAACTGCCTTCAGCTCCACTCTCAGAAATGCCTCGATGCCTCCACGGCTTCCATGGCCAAGTACTG GGCAACTGACCTTCAGAACAAAGTGGCCACTCAGTGCCTGCAGCTCCACGGAGGCTGGGGTTACATGTGGGAATACCCCATCGCCAG GGCTTTTGTCGACTCGCGTATTCAGCCCATCTATGGAGGCACCAACGAGATCATGAAGGAGCTGATTGCGCGCAGCATTGTCAGACAAACCTGA